A single Methylobacterium sp. 17Sr1-1 DNA region contains:
- a CDS encoding DUF6551 family protein: MNRRPITALSLAEIHPGQPATSKPEVTWIKPTELLVDAAYQRDLSDPSLRLIRRIIERWDWRRFKPPIVAWTDDGLEVIDGQHSAIAAASHPGIDVIPVVVVEATARSDRAEAFVGHNRDRIAVTAAQMHVAAVAAGDPAAQSVARVAAAAGLTLLRLPPARAVYKPRETIAVAAVRGLITLEGEERAIEILRVLTEAGLGPITAAQIKAAHHLCTDSQFTDLDRAGLTQTIRATPARLVDQEAKEHAAVHCVPLWRGIAAVWFKAARKKVPRTEARSPSRAAKGGITIPAWVPDDLIEDYRDVASLEGEERATSHVRKLKRKAV; the protein is encoded by the coding sequence ATGAACCGCCGCCCGATCACCGCCCTCTCCCTCGCCGAGATCCACCCGGGCCAGCCGGCAACCTCGAAGCCCGAGGTGACGTGGATCAAGCCTACCGAGCTGCTGGTGGACGCCGCCTACCAGCGCGACCTCTCCGACCCATCCCTGCGCCTGATCCGCCGTATCATCGAGCGGTGGGACTGGCGCCGGTTCAAGCCGCCGATCGTCGCCTGGACGGATGACGGCCTCGAAGTGATCGACGGCCAGCACTCCGCCATCGCCGCAGCCTCGCATCCGGGCATCGACGTGATCCCGGTCGTGGTGGTGGAGGCCACGGCCCGGTCCGATCGCGCGGAGGCTTTCGTCGGTCACAACCGGGACCGGATCGCGGTGACGGCGGCGCAGATGCACGTCGCGGCGGTCGCGGCCGGCGATCCAGCGGCGCAATCGGTCGCCCGTGTGGCCGCCGCCGCCGGCCTGACGCTCCTGCGCCTCCCACCGGCGCGAGCGGTCTACAAACCCCGCGAGACGATTGCCGTTGCGGCCGTGCGCGGTCTGATCACCCTCGAAGGTGAGGAGCGCGCCATCGAGATCCTGCGCGTCCTAACCGAGGCCGGGTTGGGCCCGATCACGGCAGCGCAGATCAAGGCCGCGCATCATCTCTGCACGGACTCGCAATTCACGGACCTCGACCGGGCAGGGCTCACGCAGACGATTCGTGCCACCCCGGCCCGGCTGGTGGACCAAGAAGCGAAGGAACACGCCGCGGTCCACTGCGTCCCGCTGTGGCGGGGCATCGCCGCGGTCTGGTTCAAGGCTGCGCGGAAGAAGGTGCCACGCACCGAAGCCCGGTCACCGTCACGCGCTGCGAAGGGCGGGATCACCATCCCGGCTTGGGTGCCGGACGACCTGATTGAGGACTACCGGGATGTCGCAAGCCTCGAAGGCGAGGAGCGGGCCACCTCGCACGTGCGGAAGCTCAAGCGGAAGGCGGTGTGA
- a CDS encoding glycoside hydrolase family 108 protein, translating to MTASTFERALPLIRKHEDGYVDDPANPGGATNLGVTIGTLSLWLGRPATKAEVRALTVATVAPIYRRNYWDAVRADELPPGLAYALFDFAVNSGNKRAVIGLQRALGIADDGALGPITLAAVAKHKPADLIDALCDGRLAFLRQLSIWARFGKGWSRRVEEVRKAALAMAAEPAPAAPAKCPACGKLLAA from the coding sequence ATGACCGCGAGCACATTCGAGCGGGCGCTTCCGCTCATCCGGAAGCACGAGGACGGCTACGTGGACGACCCAGCCAACCCGGGCGGCGCCACCAACCTCGGCGTCACCATCGGCACGCTGAGCTTGTGGCTCGGCCGGCCGGCGACCAAGGCGGAGGTGCGGGCGCTGACGGTCGCGACCGTGGCGCCGATCTACCGTCGGAACTACTGGGACGCGGTCCGGGCCGACGAACTCCCGCCCGGCCTGGCCTACGCGCTGTTCGACTTCGCCGTGAACAGCGGGAACAAGCGGGCGGTGATCGGGCTGCAGCGGGCGCTCGGAATCGCCGACGACGGCGCGCTTGGGCCGATCACCCTGGCGGCTGTGGCGAAGCACAAGCCGGCCGACCTGATCGACGCCCTATGCGACGGGCGGCTGGCGTTCCTGCGGCAGCTGTCGATCTGGGCGCGGTTCGGCAAGGGCTGGTCGCGGCGCGTCGAGGAGGTGCGCAAGGCGGCACTCGCCATGGCGGCCGAGCCCGCACCCGCGGCGCCGGCGAAGTGCCCAGCCTGCGGCAAGCTGCTGGCTGCCTGA
- a CDS encoding IS4 family transposase codes for MRGFGSGDVRTEARGAWLFERIVTTGSVVLSTVGGSEAGTAAAHRYLSSPCADWQGILQAFAARTAQACAGRPIVAVQDTSEINFTPAAAGRHGLGPAGNGRNPGFFLHPVIAVDAEDEAVLGLVDAQLWTRAARQTAPRHRRPVEDKESQRWITGAAAAATALADTARSLIVVADQEGDIYSHFARRPAGSDLLVRARHDRPLVEGGSLQDKASWPVATTGTVEVPARPGVPARIAKVRLQAGPVEVVRPSGPGAREPASLRLHGVCVQELEPPVGVTPLCWRLLTTRAVPDAAAAQDMVRLYRLRWRIEEVFRALKRDGLGLDETQVRVPDKLFRLSALALGAAVRILQLVDARDGSRRPMQDVLDKAALPVVAELGRACEGSTDRLRNPHPVGNLSWLEWIVARHGGWNAPNSPPGPKVVARGWERFSAMLAGALLARDSLPSRP; via the coding sequence ATGCGAGGCTTTGGATCGGGCGACGTACGCACCGAGGCCCGGGGGGCGTGGCTGTTTGAGCGGATCGTCACCACCGGCAGCGTGGTGCTGAGCACGGTGGGCGGCAGCGAAGCCGGTACGGCGGCCGCCCATCGCTACCTTTCCTCGCCCTGCGCTGACTGGCAGGGCATCCTGCAGGCTTTTGCAGCCCGCACGGCCCAGGCCTGCGCCGGGCGTCCGATCGTGGCCGTCCAGGACACGAGCGAGATCAACTTCACCCCAGCTGCTGCTGGCCGCCATGGCCTGGGGCCGGCCGGCAACGGCCGCAATCCCGGCTTCTTCCTGCACCCGGTCATCGCCGTCGATGCCGAGGACGAGGCGGTGCTGGGCTTGGTCGACGCCCAGCTCTGGACCCGCGCCGCCCGCCAGACGGCGCCACGTCACCGGCGGCCAGTCGAGGACAAGGAGAGCCAGCGCTGGATCACCGGAGCGGCCGCTGCCGCGACGGCTTTGGCCGACACGGCCCGGAGCTTGATCGTGGTCGCCGACCAGGAGGGCGACATCTACAGCCACTTCGCCCGTCGGCCCGCGGGCAGCGATCTTCTGGTGCGGGCACGCCATGACCGGCCACTGGTTGAAGGGGGCAGCCTTCAGGACAAGGCGTCATGGCCCGTCGCGACAACCGGCACCGTGGAGGTGCCGGCTCGCCCTGGGGTGCCGGCCCGCATCGCCAAGGTGAGGCTGCAGGCCGGACCGGTCGAGGTGGTCCGTCCCTCCGGCCCAGGCGCCCGCGAGCCGGCCAGCCTGAGGCTGCATGGCGTCTGCGTGCAGGAACTCGAGCCGCCTGTGGGCGTGACGCCCTTGTGCTGGCGGCTTCTGACGACGCGGGCGGTGCCGGATGCCGCCGCCGCGCAGGACATGGTGCGGCTGTACCGGTTGAGGTGGCGGATCGAGGAGGTGTTCCGCGCTCTCAAGCGCGACGGGCTCGGCCTGGACGAGACACAGGTGCGGGTGCCAGACAAGCTGTTCCGGCTGAGTGCCTTGGCGCTGGGAGCCGCCGTGCGGATCCTGCAGTTGGTCGATGCCCGCGACGGCAGCCGACGACCGATGCAGGACGTTCTGGATAAGGCGGCTCTGCCAGTGGTCGCGGAACTGGGGCGGGCCTGCGAGGGCAGCACGGACCGCCTGCGCAACCCTCACCCCGTCGGCAACCTGAGCTGGTTAGAGTGGATCGTGGCCCGCCACGGCGGCTGGAACGCTCCCAACTCGCCACCCGGTCCCAAGGTCGTCGCGCGCGGATGGGAGCGCTTCTCGGCCATGCTCGCCGGTGCCCTCCTCGCGAGAGACTCACTTCCGTCAAGGCCGTAG
- a CDS encoding M23 family metallopeptidase has product MLSLRPSSPITPLASPALTRGGPDRVWVVGRRTLMIAALAFAVLSLWASAATWFIVFRDEALARFMERQGAMQYAYEERVSALRARLDRVATQKLLEQDGVETRLADLAGRQVALESRQAMLMGLAEQAGGAGDDSGGWGGAWPARDARAVPSAMPYAPMPAPAPAPPPTPEALGLRTEAETVAPGPSLSAAPSPGVTLRMATLAHALDGLEARQSLAVGRLAASSRSEAARLREVVAETGLDARRFAAIRGGGIGGPLVPAEAGPFESAVLLAQRDLGERDSLRKIVGALPLRRPMATDHGLSSTFGYRADPFTRGLAVHTGIDLRGEYGAPARATAAGTVTQAEYSGGYGNMVEVDHGHGLVTRYAHLSAIAVAPGQAVAAGQTVGRVGSTGRSTGTHLHYETRIDGEPVDPQRFLRAGARLAAR; this is encoded by the coding sequence ATGCTGTCTCTCCGCCCCTCGTCCCCCATCACCCCCCTCGCGTCGCCCGCGCTCACGCGCGGCGGCCCGGACCGGGTGTGGGTGGTGGGGCGCAGGACCCTGATGATCGCGGCGCTGGCCTTCGCGGTCCTGTCCCTGTGGGCGAGCGCGGCGACGTGGTTCATCGTCTTTCGCGACGAGGCGCTCGCCCGCTTCATGGAGCGGCAGGGCGCGATGCAATACGCCTACGAGGAGCGGGTCAGCGCCCTGCGCGCCCGGCTCGACCGGGTGGCGACGCAGAAGCTCCTGGAGCAGGACGGGGTCGAGACGCGCCTCGCCGACCTCGCCGGGCGGCAGGTCGCGCTGGAGAGCCGGCAGGCGATGCTGATGGGCCTCGCCGAGCAGGCCGGCGGCGCGGGCGACGACTCGGGCGGGTGGGGCGGCGCCTGGCCGGCCCGGGACGCCAGGGCCGTGCCCTCCGCGATGCCCTATGCCCCGATGCCCGCTCCCGCCCCGGCACCGCCGCCCACGCCGGAGGCCCTGGGCCTGCGCACGGAGGCGGAGACGGTCGCGCCCGGCCCCTCCCTCTCTGCCGCCCCCTCCCCCGGGGTGACCCTCCGGATGGCGACGCTCGCCCACGCCCTCGACGGGCTCGAGGCACGCCAGAGCCTGGCGGTCGGCCGTCTCGCCGCGAGCAGCCGCAGCGAGGCGGCGCGCCTGCGCGAGGTGGTGGCGGAGACCGGGCTCGACGCGCGGCGCTTCGCGGCGATCCGCGGCGGCGGCATCGGCGGCCCGCTGGTGCCGGCCGAGGCCGGACCGTTCGAGAGCGCCGTGCTGCTGGCGCAGCGCGACCTCGGCGAGCGCGACAGCTTGCGCAAGATCGTCGGCGCACTGCCGCTGCGGCGGCCGATGGCGACCGATCACGGCCTCTCCAGCACCTTCGGCTACCGGGCCGACCCGTTCACCCGCGGCCTCGCCGTCCATACCGGCATCGACCTGCGCGGCGAGTACGGCGCCCCGGCGCGGGCCACCGCCGCCGGCACGGTGACCCAGGCGGAATACTCGGGCGGCTACGGCAACATGGTCGAGGTCGATCACGGCCACGGCCTCGTCACCCGCTACGCCCACCTGTCGGCGATCGCAGTGGCGCCCGGCCAGGCGGTGGCGGCGGGCCAGACGGTCGGCCGGGTCGGCTCCACCGGCCGCTCGACCGGCACGCACCTGCATTACGAGACCCGGATCGACGGCGAGCCGGTCGATCCGCAGCGCTTCCTGCGGGCGGGGGCCCGGCTGGCGGCGCGCTGA
- a CDS encoding DUF2934 domain-containing protein — protein sequence MREIPLAAIRARAYDIWERNHRPDGYEIQFWLLAERELRAEQESRRDEAAAAAAQPETPARGPETETVGG from the coding sequence ATGCGTGAGATACCCCTGGCGGCGATCCGGGCCCGCGCCTACGACATCTGGGAGCGCAACCACCGTCCGGACGGGTACGAGATCCAGTTCTGGCTCCTCGCCGAGCGCGAATTGCGGGCCGAGCAGGAGAGCCGACGCGATGAGGCGGCGGCCGCCGCGGCTCAGCCCGAGACACCCGCTCGGGGACCGGAGACCGAGACGGTCGGCGGATAG
- a CDS encoding peroxiredoxin encodes MALNPGDPAPDFSLPATGGATLSLAGLKGRKAVLYFYPKDDTSGCTLEAQAFNGLREAFAEADTAVIGVSPDPMKSHDKFREKYGLEFPLASDETKAMIEAYGVWVEKSMYGRKYMGVERTTFLIDRDGTIAKVWQKVKVPGHADAVLAAAQGL; translated from the coding sequence ATGGCGCTGAACCCGGGCGACCCCGCCCCCGATTTCTCCCTGCCGGCGACCGGCGGCGCGACCCTGAGCCTCGCCGGCCTCAAGGGGCGCAAGGCCGTCCTGTACTTCTACCCCAAGGACGATACCAGCGGCTGCACCCTGGAGGCGCAGGCCTTCAACGGGCTCCGCGAGGCCTTCGCCGAGGCCGACACCGCGGTGATCGGCGTCTCGCCCGACCCGATGAAGAGCCACGACAAGTTCCGCGAGAAGTACGGGCTGGAGTTCCCGCTCGCCTCGGACGAGACGAAGGCGATGATCGAGGCCTACGGCGTCTGGGTCGAGAAGAGCATGTACGGCCGCAAGTACATGGGCGTCGAGCGCACGACCTTCCTGATCGACCGCGACGGCACGATCGCGAAGGTGTGGCAGAAGGTGAAGGTGCCGGGCCATGCCGACGCGGTGCTGGCGGCGGCGCAGGGGTTGTGA
- a CDS encoding integrase: MARADLVKQGYEPKTVRLPYRLDEPDDAVLLSAACLRLQAEMLEWSSGHLRDPNRFDGTIRSLSRRYQTDPESPFNRRLKHTIREKDAHVLTLIEKAFGDRVVLSLKLADFWRWYDAAKKPKAPGQPERVRRAWGIMKKLRELFAYGVAAELDGCVRVRDILAEIRFPQPARRRITLDLEHVEAFIPKAIEMGRVSLALATAIQFDAVMRQKDVVGEWEPIPEGEARSGIVLNGRRWVNGLTWAGVVLDGVTRKATTKTGAMIAHDFSLCPHVQQVAAHVLPERRVGPLIVDEQQGRP; the protein is encoded by the coding sequence GTGGCACGCGCCGACCTTGTGAAGCAGGGCTACGAACCGAAGACGGTCCGCCTCCCCTATCGGCTCGACGAGCCCGACGACGCAGTGCTGCTCTCGGCGGCCTGCCTGCGATTGCAAGCCGAGATGCTGGAGTGGTCGTCCGGGCATCTCCGCGATCCGAACCGCTTCGATGGCACGATCCGCAGCTTGTCGCGTCGCTACCAGACCGATCCGGAGAGCCCCTTCAACCGCCGGCTCAAGCACACTATCCGCGAGAAGGATGCGCACGTCCTCACCCTGATCGAGAAGGCCTTCGGCGACCGCGTCGTACTATCCCTGAAGCTCGCCGATTTCTGGCGCTGGTACGATGCAGCAAAGAAGCCAAAGGCGCCCGGCCAGCCTGAGCGCGTCAGGCGCGCCTGGGGCATTATGAAGAAGCTGCGCGAGTTGTTCGCCTACGGCGTCGCTGCCGAACTTGATGGCTGCGTCAGGGTACGCGACATCCTTGCCGAGATCCGCTTCCCGCAGCCGGCCCGGCGCCGCATCACCCTTGACCTGGAGCACGTCGAAGCCTTCATCCCGAAGGCGATCGAGATGGGGCGCGTGTCTCTGGCGCTCGCGACGGCGATCCAGTTCGACGCCGTGATGCGGCAGAAGGACGTCGTGGGAGAGTGGGAGCCGATCCCAGAAGGAGAGGCTCGAAGCGGCATCGTGCTCAATGGCCGGCGCTGGGTGAACGGTCTCACCTGGGCCGGCGTGGTGCTCGATGGCGTGACCCGCAAGGCGACCACGAAGACAGGTGCGATGATCGCGCATGACTTCTCGCTCTGCCCGCACGTGCAGCAGGTCGCCGCACACGTCCTGCCAGAGCGGCGCGTCGGTCCGCTAATCGTCGATGAGCAGCAGGGTCGGCCCTAA
- a CDS encoding DUF3971 domain-containing protein has product MLVLKLAAVILLSVGLGLAYLRLSSGPVSFAWLEPRVAAGIAERLGPGWSVDLRDSAIEIDRDGALALRTTGLDIRNPEGDLVVRAPLAVVAIDLWSLLGLSVQARSVEFRDLQLRALLHHDGSIAFAASNDPAAAKPHTPPAVVAARGTVSPVSATVASILSLVLDPAGVIGSLDRARLTNARLTLLDESGAERVVFPKVDGLFNRDATRPARVFEMRIVGPHGPWRFGGDVEQAPDGGRHGVLTLDDLPVPDLLLLSGQSRLPLTTDLKLSGRAQVAMHGARLDGMTLRLATSEGNLLIEEKDFNPVTIEAVTVDAAWDEARRALRVDALDYRGAGNRVRLAGEWVAGPDGAGPGWTAVLSGTNATLRGATAGDAPVKIATVDARLSGRDDGVQIDALTLSGDAVHGTVSGTLGTRADEGGLTLRITADRTDGRAALRLWPENVAPPIRTYLVDNLRAGRLDSLDVLVDMTMAEFAAATRGEPMPDASVRIAFAVSEGGLTISNDAPPLSRARVSGLVTGRNTTIRGATAEIRMPDGRALGLQDGSFVIKDAVPHDVTAQIGLRLAGGADALASLLQTRLFRSLSGTELDPNSLRGQADLRIDFPLSLEAVPDIGDLPVTLSGTLTDVAAERIVGKEKLENGRFAVAYDRNGFSLKGDGRLAGAPLTVDLHQPKAGAPGEAVVTLALDDAARARKGLPTAPQLAGPVNARFVVPVGRPGKNPVRVEADLARASVDGLLPGWTKPAGKPGRLTLALTDTGQGSDLRDIVLESGPVQLRGSASLNAEGGFERADLTSLKLSPGDDIRAQVERAGNGYRISAKGGVADARPFLRALTAPPRKGGKDASARDVEADLSFAILTGFNEEALTNANLKLSLRGDDLRQARIQGRLRSAGVSLEVAKADRGSPPVLNAETSDAGAALRFLDIYKRMQGGFLSLQMTLNDGPQSGLVQVRSFALRNEPALGRIMAQGESEDRRSDANDVGFDRLRAAFQRTGTRVAFAEAAISGPAMGFTLGGWIDSAKDRTDVSGTFVPLYGLNNVVSQVPIFGPLLGGGHNEGLFGINFRVAGAMSAPSISVNPLSAIAPGFLRKLFGAGGGGDPSAPQSGRTER; this is encoded by the coding sequence GTGCTCGTCCTCAAGCTCGCGGCCGTCATCCTGCTCAGCGTCGGCCTCGGCCTCGCGTACTTGCGCCTGTCGAGCGGCCCGGTGAGCTTCGCCTGGCTCGAGCCCCGGGTGGCGGCGGGGATCGCCGAGCGGCTCGGGCCCGGCTGGAGCGTCGACCTGCGCGACAGCGCCATCGAGATCGACCGCGACGGGGCGCTGGCGCTTCGCACCACCGGCCTCGACATCCGCAACCCGGAGGGCGACCTCGTGGTGCGGGCGCCGCTGGCCGTCGTCGCCATCGACCTGTGGTCGCTCCTCGGCCTGTCGGTCCAGGCCCGCTCGGTCGAGTTCCGCGACCTGCAATTGCGGGCGCTGCTGCACCATGACGGCTCGATCGCCTTCGCCGCGTCCAACGATCCCGCCGCGGCCAAGCCCCACACCCCGCCGGCGGTGGTGGCGGCCCGCGGCACCGTGTCGCCGGTCTCGGCCACGGTGGCGTCGATCCTGAGCCTGGTGCTCGATCCGGCCGGCGTGATCGGCAGCCTCGACCGGGCCCGCCTGACCAATGCCCGCCTGACGCTGCTCGACGAATCCGGCGCCGAGCGCGTGGTCTTCCCGAAGGTCGACGGGCTGTTCAACCGCGACGCGACGCGGCCGGCCCGAGTGTTCGAGATGCGCATCGTCGGCCCGCACGGGCCCTGGCGCTTCGGCGGCGACGTCGAGCAGGCGCCCGACGGCGGCCGCCACGGCGTGCTCACCCTCGACGATCTGCCGGTCCCCGACCTGCTGCTGCTCTCCGGCCAGTCGCGCCTGCCGCTGACCACCGACCTGAAGCTCTCCGGCCGCGCCCAGGTGGCGATGCACGGCGCCCGCCTCGACGGCATGACCCTGCGACTCGCCACCAGCGAGGGCAACCTCCTGATCGAGGAGAAGGACTTCAACCCGGTGACGATCGAGGCGGTGACGGTCGACGCCGCCTGGGACGAGGCCCGCCGCGCCCTCAGGGTCGACGCCCTCGATTACCGCGGCGCCGGCAACCGGGTGCGCCTCGCCGGCGAGTGGGTGGCGGGGCCGGACGGCGCCGGGCCGGGCTGGACGGCCGTCCTGTCGGGCACCAATGCGACCTTGCGCGGCGCGACCGCCGGCGACGCCCCGGTCAAGATCGCCACGGTCGATGCCCGCCTCTCGGGCCGCGACGACGGCGTGCAGATCGACGCCCTCACCCTGTCGGGCGACGCCGTGCACGGCACGGTCAGCGGCACGCTCGGCACCAGGGCCGACGAGGGCGGCCTCACCTTGCGCATCACCGCCGACCGCACCGACGGGCGCGCGGCCCTGCGGCTGTGGCCCGAGAACGTCGCGCCGCCGATCCGCACCTACCTCGTCGACAACCTGCGCGCCGGCCGGCTCGACAGCCTCGACGTCCTCGTCGACATGACCATGGCCGAGTTCGCCGCCGCCACCCGCGGCGAGCCGATGCCCGACGCCTCGGTGCGGATCGCCTTCGCGGTGAGCGAGGGCGGCCTCACCATCTCCAACGACGCGCCGCCGCTCTCCCGCGCCAGGGTGTCCGGGCTCGTCACCGGGCGCAACACCACCATCCGCGGCGCCACCGCCGAGATCCGCATGCCGGACGGCCGTGCGCTCGGTCTCCAGGACGGCTCCTTCGTCATCAAGGACGCGGTGCCGCACGACGTGACCGCCCAGATCGGCCTGCGCCTCGCCGGCGGGGCCGATGCCCTCGCGTCGCTGCTCCAGACCAGGCTCTTCCGCTCGCTGTCGGGCACCGAGCTCGACCCCAATAGCTTGCGCGGCCAGGCCGACCTGCGCATCGACTTCCCCCTCTCCCTCGAGGCGGTGCCCGACATCGGCGATCTGCCGGTGACCCTGAGCGGGACCCTCACCGACGTCGCGGCCGAGCGCATCGTCGGCAAGGAGAAGCTCGAGAACGGCCGCTTCGCCGTCGCCTACGACCGCAACGGCTTCAGCCTGAAGGGCGACGGGCGGCTCGCCGGCGCCCCCCTCACCGTCGATCTGCACCAGCCGAAGGCCGGGGCGCCGGGCGAGGCGGTGGTGACGCTCGCCCTCGACGACGCGGCGCGCGCCCGAAAGGGCCTGCCGACGGCGCCGCAGCTCGCGGGTCCCGTCAATGCCCGCTTCGTCGTGCCGGTCGGCCGGCCGGGCAAGAACCCGGTCCGGGTCGAGGCCGATCTCGCCCGCGCCAGCGTCGACGGGCTCCTGCCGGGCTGGACCAAGCCCGCCGGCAAGCCCGGCCGCCTGACGCTCGCCCTCACCGACACCGGCCAGGGCAGCGACCTGCGCGACATCGTGCTCGAGTCCGGCCCGGTGCAGCTGCGCGGCAGCGCGTCGCTCAACGCCGAGGGCGGCTTCGAGCGGGCCGACCTCACCAGCCTCAAGCTCTCCCCGGGAGACGACATCCGCGCCCAGGTCGAGCGCGCCGGCAACGGCTACCGGATCAGCGCCAAGGGCGGCGTCGCCGATGCGCGGCCGTTCCTGCGCGCGCTGACCGCGCCGCCGCGCAAAGGGGGCAAGGACGCGTCCGCCCGCGACGTCGAGGCGGATCTCAGCTTCGCGATCCTCACCGGCTTCAACGAGGAGGCGCTGACCAATGCCAACCTCAAGCTGTCCCTGCGCGGCGACGACCTGCGCCAGGCCCGGATCCAGGGCCGCCTGCGCTCGGCCGGGGTGAGCCTGGAGGTGGCCAAGGCCGACCGCGGCAGCCCGCCGGTGCTCAACGCCGAGACCAGCGACGCCGGCGCCGCCCTGCGCTTCCTCGACATCTACAAGCGCATGCAGGGCGGGTTCCTGTCGCTGCAGATGACCCTGAACGACGGGCCGCAATCGGGTCTGGTGCAGGTCCGCTCCTTCGCCCTGCGCAACGAGCCGGCGCTCGGCCGGATCATGGCCCAGGGCGAGAGCGAGGACCGGCGCAGCGACGCCAACGACGTCGGCTTCGACCGCCTGCGCGCCGCCTTCCAGCGCACCGGCACCCGCGTCGCCTTCGCGGAGGCCGCGATCTCCGGCCCGGCGATGGGCTTCACCCTGGGCGGCTGGATCGACTCGGCCAAGGACCGCACCGACGTCTCCGGCACCTTCGTGCCGCTCTACGGCCTCAACAACGTGGTCTCGCAGGTGCCGATCTTCGGTCCGCTCCTGGGCGGCGGCCACAACGAGGGCCTGTTCGGCATCAACTTCCGCGTCGCCGGCGCGATGAGCGCCCCCAGCATCAGCGTCAACCCGCTCTCGGCGATCGCCCCGGGCTTCCTGCGCAAGCTCTTCGGCGCCGGCGGCGGCGGCGACCCCAGCGCCCCGCAATCGGGGCGAACGGAACGCTGA
- a CDS encoding calcium-binding protein gives MDFYTPAGQQSLNGGGGSYAPYRALYDVYYAGGFVAVGSANTQESTQTVTIGPDNVLLSDLRNYSVGGSFGLGAPSISIDSKYEAGINTGIVTITIGSQITGFRGGPYFQPRYSFEARQTGFQTSSAISFEDINSGQVYVLSNDTNIQQGSHLTLKSDNGGDEFITTSINFSKTINGTAKSESLSAPAYISNSENFLIFSGGGNDTLVGSQATDTLVSTNGGNSLLIAGTGRNYLEGGGGQDTLIGGGNSRLTAGAGGSFLFTDAHGHDVLIGGIGNDILVARSGANQLTGLGSGSDQLYGGSGSDTLTALTGDNLLYAGSGQNFLQGGAGHDTLFGGGLTNMRAGQGGSFLFTDVGGRNTLVGGAGNDTLVAVSGENKLVALGFGSDQLYGGSGSDTLEAGGGNNSLLAGSGANILQGGVGRDTLYGGGRSSLTAGSGGNSLISSGNSDGHDTLTGGAGSDTLTAISGENILVSVGAFDTLYAGNGADSMYGGLGGTTFVDTKNGNTQIFGTNGDDLFYISKFTGSDTIIGGGGSDILAVSGYTSADATISSGASSTIVDLKNELGGQALISVSGIDVLHFSDGSTLRIG, from the coding sequence GTGGATTTTTATACCCCAGCCGGACAGCAATCTCTTAATGGCGGCGGCGGGTCATATGCACCCTATCGAGCGCTATATGACGTTTATTACGCGGGTGGCTTCGTTGCTGTTGGCAGCGCAAATACGCAGGAAAGTACTCAGACTGTTACAATAGGCCCGGATAACGTATTGCTATCGGACCTTAGGAATTACAGTGTAGGTGGCAGTTTTGGGCTTGGAGCGCCGTCTATAAGCATCGATAGCAAATATGAGGCAGGCATAAACACGGGTATCGTTACAATAACTATAGGTTCGCAGATAACAGGATTTAGGGGTGGGCCATATTTTCAACCTAGATACAGTTTCGAAGCACGACAGACTGGATTTCAAACAAGTTCTGCAATTTCATTCGAAGATATAAATAGCGGTCAGGTCTATGTCTTGTCCAATGATACAAATATACAACAAGGAAGTCATCTGACGCTAAAGAGTGATAACGGAGGGGATGAATTTATTACTACATCTATAAATTTTTCCAAAACGATAAATGGTACAGCAAAGAGCGAGTCGCTGTCTGCTCCTGCGTACATTTCAAATTCCGAGAATTTCTTGATATTTTCCGGGGGAGGAAATGACACTCTCGTTGGTAGCCAAGCGACAGATACACTGGTTTCGACCAATGGCGGAAACAGCCTGCTTATAGCTGGCACAGGCAGGAATTATCTCGAAGGAGGCGGGGGGCAGGACACCCTTATTGGTGGAGGAAATAGTCGCCTCACGGCAGGGGCCGGCGGGAGCTTCCTGTTCACAGATGCCCATGGCCATGACGTTCTCATTGGCGGCATAGGAAACGACATACTAGTCGCTCGCTCCGGCGCGAACCAGCTAACTGGGCTCGGCAGCGGATCCGACCAACTGTATGGCGGATCTGGCTCCGATACGCTCACAGCCCTCACCGGTGATAATCTGCTCTACGCAGGAAGTGGCCAAAATTTTCTCCAGGGCGGCGCCGGTCACGACACTCTGTTTGGTGGCGGGCTGACTAATATGCGGGCTGGCCAAGGTGGGAGCTTCCTCTTCACAGACGTTGGAGGAAGAAATACACTCGTCGGCGGTGCCGGCAATGACACCTTGGTTGCTGTCTCAGGCGAGAATAAGCTTGTTGCGCTCGGATTTGGTTCCGACCAATTATACGGCGGATCAGGATCTGATACTTTAGAGGCTGGAGGAGGAAACAACTCATTGCTGGCAGGGTCTGGTGCCAACATTCTCCAGGGGGGCGTTGGTCGTGACACTCTCTACGGTGGTGGCAGATCAAGTCTCACAGCGGGATCCGGTGGCAACTCCCTGATATCCAGCGGCAACTCCGACGGACATGATACCCTCACAGGAGGAGCCGGCTCAGATACCCTAACTGCTATTTCCGGAGAAAATATATTAGTCTCTGTAGGAGCATTCGATACCCTCTATGCTGGAAACGGCGCAGACTCAATGTATGGTGGTCTTGGAGGGACAACGTTTGTTGATACGAAGAACGGCAACACACAAATTTTCGGTACGAATGGTGATGATTTATTTTATATATCCAAATTTACGGGATCGGATACTATCATAGGCGGAGGAGGCAGCGATATATTGGCTGTGTCTGGATA